In the genome of Andrena cerasifolii isolate SP2316 chromosome 5, iyAndCera1_principal, whole genome shotgun sequence, one region contains:
- the Pip5k59b gene encoding phosphatidylinositol 4-phosphate 5-kinase 59B isoform X14, translating to MDRKKARTYKMASGDNVDEIEVVETSFAVPTQATEDHLRPEQSTDEDNKSTGDKVTALDSSVIQHGTTGPKTPVGVSRNKSERERKIGHRRVGVGGEITYKKIQTTQIMGSIQLGIQHAVGGLASKPERDLLMQDFMTVETTNFPSEGSNHTPAHHFSEFKFKNYAPIAFRYFRDLFGIQPDDFLMSMCSAPLRELSNPGASGSIFYLTDDDEFIIKTVQHKEGEFLQTLLPGYYMNLNQNPRTLLPKFFGLYCYRCNSKNVRLVAMNNLLPSAIKLHQKYDLKGSTYKRKASKTERSKSSPTYKDLDFMEHHPEGIFLEADTYNALVKTIQRDCRVLESFKIMDYSLLVGIHNLDQAAREKTQEQRLSASADEDVADVGGESAGFIQAERERERDDRIGANALNRSRSINRQRLVAHSTAMESIQAESEPIDEEDDVPSPGGIPARNARGERLLLFIGVIDILQSYRLKKKLEHTWKSMIHDGDTVSVHRPGFYAQRFQDFMAKTVFKKIPSLDLPEIKGNHRKFRNLVTSYIALKHSPSKRKSITRPLRPLDGDFDSTAVPTTGSSTMHATSPTKAVSPIDPATSTTSTVMTGSAPIATSTPVNFATGTVSPPPLTLAPGPGPPHQEQPVQATPMGKVTTYPAVLKGRTAASPPNPNLVPSGKIPPPVPPRGSGQSRTGRSSEEHRGPGTATSTSSMASSRGGTLPSTCSTPPPSFDDAVRSNDQTLASGGQLQQAATTTILTSSLSSAQSKQNRVVHHVTLSKTYHDAVSISDVHLESSGSGSGSGGRETKSSLSVESGGSSRGGGGLTWTPPAGSAEGSTPTWTEGTPSFTESSSSGDAGCPTTPIRGSQRQDDGGRVAATVEEALASLTTEMRRTSDHAKDLGEQRTSLSMYRQVRTSFKRASTNHASIMRSMQRALSIQRRGP from the exons ATGGATCGAAAGAAGGCACGCACGTACAAAATGGCTTCGGGGGACAATGTGGACGAGATCGAGGTGGTCGAGACGAGCTTCGCGGTGCCGACGCAGGCCACGGAGGATCATCTGAGGCCGGAGCAGTCGACGGACGAGGACA ATAAATCGACCGGGGATAAGGTGACGGCACTTGAC AGCTCGGTAATTCAACATGGAACCACCGGGCCCAAAACCCCAGTGGGGGTGTCCAGAAACAAGTCGGAGCGAGAAAGAAAGATTGGCCACCGGAGAGTTGGAGTGGGAGGTGAAATCACGTACAAAAAG ATCCAAACGACACAAATTATGGGATCCATCCAATTGGGCATACAACACGCGGTCGGCGGTTTGGCGAGCAAACCGGAGCGTGATCTGTTAATGCAAGACTTCATGACCGTGGAGACGACGAATTTTCCTAGCGAGGGCTCCAATCACACTCCCGCCCACCATTTCTCCGAGTTCAAGTTCAAAAATTACGCACCCATTGCATTTCGCTACTTTCGAGATCTCTTTGGCATTCAACCAGACGACTTTCTG ATGTCGATGTGTAGTGCTCCGTTACGCGAATTATCGAACCCCGGCGCTAGCGGAAGTATCTTTTATCTAACAGATGATGACGAGTTCATCATAAAGACTGTGCAACACAAAGAAGGAGAGTTTCTGCAAACGCTTCTTCCAGGATATTATATG AATCTGAATCAGAACCCGAGGACGTTGTTGCCAAAATTCTTCGGGTTGTATTGCTATCGGTGTAATAGTAAAAATGTTAGATTAGTCGCTATGAATAATCTTCTGCCCTCGGCGATAAAGCTGCACCAGAAGTACGATTTGAAAGGGTCAACGTACAAGAGGAAG GCGTCGAAAACGGAGAGATCGAAGTCCTCGCCGACTTACAAGGATCTAGACTTCATGGAGCATCATCCCGAGGGAATCTTTCTGGAGGCCGACACGTATAACGCCCTGGTTAAAACCATTCAAAGAGACTGTCGGGTATTGGAGAGCTTCAAAATCATGGATTACTCTTTGCTCGTTGGTATACACAATCTCGACCAGGCTGCACGGGAAAAAACG CAGGAGCAGAGGTTATCAGCGAGCGCGGACGAGGATGTGGCGGATGTAGGAGGCGAGAGCGCGGGATTCATTCAAGCGGAGCGGGAGCGGGAGAGAGATGACAGAATAGGAGCCAACGCTCTGAACCGATCGCGTAGCATAAACCGACAAAGGCTGGTCGCGCATAGTACCGCTATGGAGAGTATTCAGGCTGAAAGCGAGCCGATAGACGAAGAGGACGATGTACC CAGTCCAGGTGGTATCCCCGCTCGCAACGCTCGTGGTGAACGCCTGTTGCTCTTCATCGGTGTTATTGACATTTTGCAAAGTTACAGGCTTAAGAAAAAGCTCGAGCACACGTGGAAATCGATGATACACGACGGT GACACCGTGTCCGTACACCGGCCGGGATTCTACGCGCAACGTTTTCAAGATTTCATGGCCAAGACAGTATTCAAGAAGATACCGTCAC TGGACCTGCCTGAGATTAAGGGGAATCATCGCAAATTCCGTAACCTCGTCACCAGCTACATAG CGTTGAAACATTCCCCGTCGAAGAGAAAAAGCATCACCAGGCCGCTCAGGCCATTGGACGGCGACTTCGATTCAACTG CGGTGCCGACAACCGGAAGTTCGACAATGCATGCTACGTCACCCACCAAGGCCG TGAGCCCGATAGACCCTGCGACCAGCACAACCAGCACGGTGATGACGGGTTCCGCGCCGATCGCCACCTCCACCCCAGTCAACTTCGCAACGGGCACGGTGAGCCCACCGCCGTTGACCTTGGCCCCTGGTCCAGGTCCTCCTCATCAAGAGCAACCAGTCCAGGCGACCCCGATGGGCAAGGTCACGACTTATCCAGCCGTCCTGAAGGGCAggaccgccgccagcccgccgaatCCGAACCTGGTACCCTCCGGCAAGATTCCGCCCCCCGTACCGCCAAGAGGCAGCGGTCAGTCGAGGACGGGCAGGTCCTCGGAGGAGCACCGTGGCCCCGGGACGGCCACCTCCACGTCCTCGATGGCGTCCAGTCGAG GTGGCACCCTTCCTTCCACCTGCTCCACCCCGCCCCCGTCCTTTGACGATGCAGTGCGCTCGAACGACCAAACCCTGGCCTCCGGTGGTCAACTTCAGCAAGCTGCAACGACCACGATCTTAACGAGCAGTCTGAGCAGTGCTCAATCCAAGCAGAACAGGGTCGTGCACCACGTCACCCTTTCGAAGACTTATCACGATGCCGTGAG CATATCCGACGTGCACCTGGAGAGCAGTGGTAGCGGGAGCGGAAGCGGCGGAAGGGAAACAAAGTCGTCGCTGAGCGTCGAGAGCGGCGGTAGCAGTCGAGGGGGTGGCGGTCTGACCTGGACACCGCCTGCGGGCAGCGCCGAGGGTTCAACCCCTACATGGACCGAGGGAACACCGTCCTTTACCGAGAGCTCCAGCAGCGGTGACGCAG GTTGCCCGACGACGCCGATCAGGGGCAGCCAGCGTCAGGACGACGGAGGGAGGGTCGCGGCCACCGTCGAGGAGGCGCTAGCCAGTCTCACTACGGAAATG AGACGAACGAGCGACCACGCGAAGGATCTTGGGGAACAAAGAACATCCCTTTCGATGTACAGGCAAGTGAGAACGAGTTTCAAACGAGCCAGTACGAACCACGCGTCGATCATGAGGAGCATGCAAAGAGCGTTGAGCATTCAACGTCGGGGGCCATAA
- the Pip5k59b gene encoding phosphatidylinositol 4-phosphate 5-kinase 59B isoform X8 has protein sequence MDRKKARTYKMASGDNVDEIEVVETSFAVPTQATEDHLRPEQSTDEDNKSTGDKVTALDSSVIQHGTTGPKTPVGVSRNKSERERKIGHRRVGVGGEITYKKIQTTQIMGSIQLGIQHAVGGLASKPERDLLMQDFMTVETTNFPSEGSNHTPAHHFSEFKFKNYAPIAFRYFRDLFGIQPDDFLMSMCSAPLRELSNPGASGSIFYLTDDDEFIIKTVQHKEGEFLQTLLPGYYMNLNQNPRTLLPKFFGLYCYRCNSKNVRLVAMNNLLPSAIKLHQKYDLKGSTYKRKASKTERSKSSPTYKDLDFMEHHPEGIFLEADTYNALVKTIQRDCRVLESFKIMDYSLLVGIHNLDQAAREKTVSTRLRDAPESRGSMQTYKMRYLWAQQEQRLSASADEDVADVGGESAGFIQAERERERDDRIGANALNRSRSINRQRLVAHSTAMESIQAESEPIDEEDDVPPGGIPARNARGERLLLFIGVIDILQSYRLKKKLEHTWKSMIHDGDTVSVHRPGFYAQRFQDFMAKTVFKKIPSPLKHSPSKRKSITRPLRPLDGDFDSTAVPTTGSSTMHATSPTKAVSPIDPATSTTSTVMTGSAPIATSTPVNFATGTVSPPPLTLAPGPGPPHQEQPVQATPMGKVTTYPAVLKGRTAASPPNPNLVPSGKIPPPVPPRGSGQSRTGRSSEEHRGPGTATSTSSMASSRGGTLPSTCSTPPPSFDDAVRSNDQTLASGGQLQQAATTTILTSSLSSAQSKQNRVVHHVTLSKTYHDAVSISDVHLESSGSGSGSGGRETKSSLSVESGGSSRGGGGLTWTPPAGSAEGSTPTWTEGTPSFTESSSSGDAGCPTTPIRGSQRQDDGGRVAATVEEALASLTTEMRIDQSSSN, from the exons ATGGATCGAAAGAAGGCACGCACGTACAAAATGGCTTCGGGGGACAATGTGGACGAGATCGAGGTGGTCGAGACGAGCTTCGCGGTGCCGACGCAGGCCACGGAGGATCATCTGAGGCCGGAGCAGTCGACGGACGAGGACA ATAAATCGACCGGGGATAAGGTGACGGCACTTGAC AGCTCGGTAATTCAACATGGAACCACCGGGCCCAAAACCCCAGTGGGGGTGTCCAGAAACAAGTCGGAGCGAGAAAGAAAGATTGGCCACCGGAGAGTTGGAGTGGGAGGTGAAATCACGTACAAAAAG ATCCAAACGACACAAATTATGGGATCCATCCAATTGGGCATACAACACGCGGTCGGCGGTTTGGCGAGCAAACCGGAGCGTGATCTGTTAATGCAAGACTTCATGACCGTGGAGACGACGAATTTTCCTAGCGAGGGCTCCAATCACACTCCCGCCCACCATTTCTCCGAGTTCAAGTTCAAAAATTACGCACCCATTGCATTTCGCTACTTTCGAGATCTCTTTGGCATTCAACCAGACGACTTTCTG ATGTCGATGTGTAGTGCTCCGTTACGCGAATTATCGAACCCCGGCGCTAGCGGAAGTATCTTTTATCTAACAGATGATGACGAGTTCATCATAAAGACTGTGCAACACAAAGAAGGAGAGTTTCTGCAAACGCTTCTTCCAGGATATTATATG AATCTGAATCAGAACCCGAGGACGTTGTTGCCAAAATTCTTCGGGTTGTATTGCTATCGGTGTAATAGTAAAAATGTTAGATTAGTCGCTATGAATAATCTTCTGCCCTCGGCGATAAAGCTGCACCAGAAGTACGATTTGAAAGGGTCAACGTACAAGAGGAAG GCGTCGAAAACGGAGAGATCGAAGTCCTCGCCGACTTACAAGGATCTAGACTTCATGGAGCATCATCCCGAGGGAATCTTTCTGGAGGCCGACACGTATAACGCCCTGGTTAAAACCATTCAAAGAGACTGTCGGGTATTGGAGAGCTTCAAAATCATGGATTACTCTTTGCTCGTTGGTATACACAATCTCGACCAGGCTGCACGGGAAAAAACGGTGAGTACGCGGCTCAGAGATGCGCCGGAGAGTCGCGGTTCCATGCAGACGTATAAAATGCGATATCTGTGGGCGCAGCAGGAGCAGAGGTTATCAGCGAGCGCGGACGAGGATGTGGCGGATGTAGGAGGCGAGAGCGCGGGATTCATTCAAGCGGAGCGGGAGCGGGAGAGAGATGACAGAATAGGAGCCAACGCTCTGAACCGATCGCGTAGCATAAACCGACAAAGGCTGGTCGCGCATAGTACCGCTATGGAGAGTATTCAGGCTGAAAGCGAGCCGATAGACGAAGAGGACGATGTACC TCCAGGTGGTATCCCCGCTCGCAACGCTCGTGGTGAACGCCTGTTGCTCTTCATCGGTGTTATTGACATTTTGCAAAGTTACAGGCTTAAGAAAAAGCTCGAGCACACGTGGAAATCGATGATACACGACGGT GACACCGTGTCCGTACACCGGCCGGGATTCTACGCGCAACGTTTTCAAGATTTCATGGCCAAGACAGTATTCAAGAAGATACCGTCAC CGTTGAAACATTCCCCGTCGAAGAGAAAAAGCATCACCAGGCCGCTCAGGCCATTGGACGGCGACTTCGATTCAACTG CGGTGCCGACAACCGGAAGTTCGACAATGCATGCTACGTCACCCACCAAGGCCG TGAGCCCGATAGACCCTGCGACCAGCACAACCAGCACGGTGATGACGGGTTCCGCGCCGATCGCCACCTCCACCCCAGTCAACTTCGCAACGGGCACGGTGAGCCCACCGCCGTTGACCTTGGCCCCTGGTCCAGGTCCTCCTCATCAAGAGCAACCAGTCCAGGCGACCCCGATGGGCAAGGTCACGACTTATCCAGCCGTCCTGAAGGGCAggaccgccgccagcccgccgaatCCGAACCTGGTACCCTCCGGCAAGATTCCGCCCCCCGTACCGCCAAGAGGCAGCGGTCAGTCGAGGACGGGCAGGTCCTCGGAGGAGCACCGTGGCCCCGGGACGGCCACCTCCACGTCCTCGATGGCGTCCAGTCGAG GTGGCACCCTTCCTTCCACCTGCTCCACCCCGCCCCCGTCCTTTGACGATGCAGTGCGCTCGAACGACCAAACCCTGGCCTCCGGTGGTCAACTTCAGCAAGCTGCAACGACCACGATCTTAACGAGCAGTCTGAGCAGTGCTCAATCCAAGCAGAACAGGGTCGTGCACCACGTCACCCTTTCGAAGACTTATCACGATGCCGTGAG CATATCCGACGTGCACCTGGAGAGCAGTGGTAGCGGGAGCGGAAGCGGCGGAAGGGAAACAAAGTCGTCGCTGAGCGTCGAGAGCGGCGGTAGCAGTCGAGGGGGTGGCGGTCTGACCTGGACACCGCCTGCGGGCAGCGCCGAGGGTTCAACCCCTACATGGACCGAGGGAACACCGTCCTTTACCGAGAGCTCCAGCAGCGGTGACGCAG GTTGCCCGACGACGCCGATCAGGGGCAGCCAGCGTCAGGACGACGGAGGGAGGGTCGCGGCCACCGTCGAGGAGGCGCTAGCCAGTCTCACTACGGAAATG AGAATCGACCAAAGTTCGAGCAATTAA
- the Pip5k59b gene encoding phosphatidylinositol 4-phosphate 5-kinase 59B isoform X7: MDRKKARTYKMASGDNVDEIEVVETSFAVPTQATEDHLRPEQSTDEDNKSTGDKVTALDSSVIQHGTTGPKTPVGVSRNKSERERKIGHRRVGVGGEITYKKIQTTQIMGSIQLGIQHAVGGLASKPERDLLMQDFMTVETTNFPSEGSNHTPAHHFSEFKFKNYAPIAFRYFRDLFGIQPDDFLMSMCSAPLRELSNPGASGSIFYLTDDDEFIIKTVQHKEGEFLQTLLPGYYMNLNQNPRTLLPKFFGLYCYRCNSKNVRLVAMNNLLPSAIKLHQKYDLKGSTYKRKASKTERSKSSPTYKDLDFMEHHPEGIFLEADTYNALVKTIQRDCRVLESFKIMDYSLLVGIHNLDQAAREKTVSTRLRDAPESRGSMQTYKMRYLWAQQEQRLSASADEDVADVGGESAGFIQAERERERDDRIGANALNRSRSINRQRLVAHSTAMESIQAESEPIDEEDDVPPGGIPARNARGERLLLFIGVIDILQSYRLKKKLEHTWKSMIHDGDTVSVHRPGFYAQRFQDFMAKTVFKKIPSPLKHSPSKRKSITRPLRPLDGDFDSTAVPTTGSSTMHATSPTKAVSPIDPATSTTSTVMTGSAPIATSTPVNFATGTVSPPPLTLAPGPGPPHQEQPVQATPMGKVTTYPAVLKGRTAASPPNPNLVPSGKIPPPVPPRGSGQSRTGRSSEEHRGPGTATSTSSMASSRGGTLPSTCSTPPPSFDDAVRSNDQTLASGGQLQQAATTTILTSSLSSAQSKQNRVVHHVTLSKTYHDAVSISDVHLESSGSGSGSGGRETKSSLSVESGGSSRGGGGLTWTPPAGSAEGSTPTWTEGTPSFTESSSSGDAGCPTTPIRGSQRQDDGGRVAATVEEALASLTTEMPPRRRPTMKRVVCIARTSRGLAQSNLDE; the protein is encoded by the exons ATGGATCGAAAGAAGGCACGCACGTACAAAATGGCTTCGGGGGACAATGTGGACGAGATCGAGGTGGTCGAGACGAGCTTCGCGGTGCCGACGCAGGCCACGGAGGATCATCTGAGGCCGGAGCAGTCGACGGACGAGGACA ATAAATCGACCGGGGATAAGGTGACGGCACTTGAC AGCTCGGTAATTCAACATGGAACCACCGGGCCCAAAACCCCAGTGGGGGTGTCCAGAAACAAGTCGGAGCGAGAAAGAAAGATTGGCCACCGGAGAGTTGGAGTGGGAGGTGAAATCACGTACAAAAAG ATCCAAACGACACAAATTATGGGATCCATCCAATTGGGCATACAACACGCGGTCGGCGGTTTGGCGAGCAAACCGGAGCGTGATCTGTTAATGCAAGACTTCATGACCGTGGAGACGACGAATTTTCCTAGCGAGGGCTCCAATCACACTCCCGCCCACCATTTCTCCGAGTTCAAGTTCAAAAATTACGCACCCATTGCATTTCGCTACTTTCGAGATCTCTTTGGCATTCAACCAGACGACTTTCTG ATGTCGATGTGTAGTGCTCCGTTACGCGAATTATCGAACCCCGGCGCTAGCGGAAGTATCTTTTATCTAACAGATGATGACGAGTTCATCATAAAGACTGTGCAACACAAAGAAGGAGAGTTTCTGCAAACGCTTCTTCCAGGATATTATATG AATCTGAATCAGAACCCGAGGACGTTGTTGCCAAAATTCTTCGGGTTGTATTGCTATCGGTGTAATAGTAAAAATGTTAGATTAGTCGCTATGAATAATCTTCTGCCCTCGGCGATAAAGCTGCACCAGAAGTACGATTTGAAAGGGTCAACGTACAAGAGGAAG GCGTCGAAAACGGAGAGATCGAAGTCCTCGCCGACTTACAAGGATCTAGACTTCATGGAGCATCATCCCGAGGGAATCTTTCTGGAGGCCGACACGTATAACGCCCTGGTTAAAACCATTCAAAGAGACTGTCGGGTATTGGAGAGCTTCAAAATCATGGATTACTCTTTGCTCGTTGGTATACACAATCTCGACCAGGCTGCACGGGAAAAAACGGTGAGTACGCGGCTCAGAGATGCGCCGGAGAGTCGCGGTTCCATGCAGACGTATAAAATGCGATATCTGTGGGCGCAGCAGGAGCAGAGGTTATCAGCGAGCGCGGACGAGGATGTGGCGGATGTAGGAGGCGAGAGCGCGGGATTCATTCAAGCGGAGCGGGAGCGGGAGAGAGATGACAGAATAGGAGCCAACGCTCTGAACCGATCGCGTAGCATAAACCGACAAAGGCTGGTCGCGCATAGTACCGCTATGGAGAGTATTCAGGCTGAAAGCGAGCCGATAGACGAAGAGGACGATGTACC TCCAGGTGGTATCCCCGCTCGCAACGCTCGTGGTGAACGCCTGTTGCTCTTCATCGGTGTTATTGACATTTTGCAAAGTTACAGGCTTAAGAAAAAGCTCGAGCACACGTGGAAATCGATGATACACGACGGT GACACCGTGTCCGTACACCGGCCGGGATTCTACGCGCAACGTTTTCAAGATTTCATGGCCAAGACAGTATTCAAGAAGATACCGTCAC CGTTGAAACATTCCCCGTCGAAGAGAAAAAGCATCACCAGGCCGCTCAGGCCATTGGACGGCGACTTCGATTCAACTG CGGTGCCGACAACCGGAAGTTCGACAATGCATGCTACGTCACCCACCAAGGCCG TGAGCCCGATAGACCCTGCGACCAGCACAACCAGCACGGTGATGACGGGTTCCGCGCCGATCGCCACCTCCACCCCAGTCAACTTCGCAACGGGCACGGTGAGCCCACCGCCGTTGACCTTGGCCCCTGGTCCAGGTCCTCCTCATCAAGAGCAACCAGTCCAGGCGACCCCGATGGGCAAGGTCACGACTTATCCAGCCGTCCTGAAGGGCAggaccgccgccagcccgccgaatCCGAACCTGGTACCCTCCGGCAAGATTCCGCCCCCCGTACCGCCAAGAGGCAGCGGTCAGTCGAGGACGGGCAGGTCCTCGGAGGAGCACCGTGGCCCCGGGACGGCCACCTCCACGTCCTCGATGGCGTCCAGTCGAG GTGGCACCCTTCCTTCCACCTGCTCCACCCCGCCCCCGTCCTTTGACGATGCAGTGCGCTCGAACGACCAAACCCTGGCCTCCGGTGGTCAACTTCAGCAAGCTGCAACGACCACGATCTTAACGAGCAGTCTGAGCAGTGCTCAATCCAAGCAGAACAGGGTCGTGCACCACGTCACCCTTTCGAAGACTTATCACGATGCCGTGAG CATATCCGACGTGCACCTGGAGAGCAGTGGTAGCGGGAGCGGAAGCGGCGGAAGGGAAACAAAGTCGTCGCTGAGCGTCGAGAGCGGCGGTAGCAGTCGAGGGGGTGGCGGTCTGACCTGGACACCGCCTGCGGGCAGCGCCGAGGGTTCAACCCCTACATGGACCGAGGGAACACCGTCCTTTACCGAGAGCTCCAGCAGCGGTGACGCAG GTTGCCCGACGACGCCGATCAGGGGCAGCCAGCGTCAGGACGACGGAGGGAGGGTCGCGGCCACCGTCGAGGAGGCGCTAGCCAGTCTCACTACGGAAATG CCCCCCAGACGACGACCCACCATGAAGCGAGTCGTCTGCATCGCGAGGACGAGCCGAGGTCTCGCGCAATCGAACCTTGACGAATAG